GGAGAGGATGGTCAGATCGCTGTCCCCGTAGGAGAGGGAGTGGCGGAGACTGTCGGCCCGGGTCTGGGGGCTGAACGTCCGCTCCTCTCCGAGCAGCAGCACCACCGGGTCGAGTGCCGGATCGGCGCGGTCGGCGATCAGGATGGTATAGTCCTCGTAGAAGTCGGGATCGACCGGCAGTTCTCCCAGGTGGGGGCGCAGGATCTGGCGGATCTCCTCGAGCGATCGCAGGAACAGGGAGTCGAGGCCCCGCTGCCCCGCGAACGCCAGGGCTGCCGGGCGCAGGTCCGCAGCGGGAGCCGCCATATCCTCCAGGATGAAGCAGAGGCTGATCGCCCCGATATCGTACACCCGCACCACGGCGGCGAGGGCGTACTCCCGCCCGTCCGCGGTCACCCGCGCCGGGGAGAGCCGCAGGAGGAGCGGGGGCACCTCCATCGTGATCGATTTGGGCTTCACGCGGCTGAAGCTGGCGCGGGCGGTGGAGTGGTCGGTGTGCAGGGCCTGTTCGAGGCGGTTCAGGTCCACCTCGTCCCCTGCGTCGAAGATGCGGTAGAACCGTATGGCGTACGTCGTCGATCACCTGTTCTCCCCCCGGGGCGCTGCCGCCCGCAGGCGGGGACGATCACTCCGGTATGCCCGCCGGTCCTTAATGAGCGTTGTGCATCGCGTCCGGGGTCCGGCATGCAGGTTCCGCCTCCCCGGGCCCCTGAAGGATATTTATACGAGGATGCGACAGGGAGGGGCATGCACACCCTGCCACCCCCTCACAGGAGAGCCGCTCCCGAACCGCACGGATCGGTCCCGCCGCAGTTCCTGGAGCGGTTCCACACGGGGAACCCCCCGGAGGAGATTCCCGGAAACGACGCGCGAGTGTTCAGTGTGTCCAGGGCATGGGGCCGCGATGGACGTCCATGACAGGATCAAGGTGTTTCTGGACATCCTGGACGATGAAGTCTTGAAGGACTTCCGGGAGGGGGATACCTGGGAGATCATCGTGAAGCGGGGGTATTTCATCGTCTCCCTCCGCCACAGGAAGGATATGCCCTACGTCGACGTGGTCTTTCCGTCCCCCTTCAAGGAAGAGGAGTCCCTGCAGAAGCTGAACCTCTTCTTCTCCAACCCCCGGAACATGATCCGCCTGCTCTCCTACCTGACATCGCCCTACACCTCGTTCAACCTGATCAGGCGGGACGGGCGGTTCGGCGGGTTCACGGTGTCGACGAAGCTCTTCCCCTACGAGGAGGGCTTCTCGATCCAGAACCTGGACCACGCGATCAAGGCGGTCGTCAGCGCCGGGGCGCTGGGGTTCATGTACATCCAGATCTGCGCGGGGGACATCCCGATCGAGCAGCGGATCGTGGCCGAGGAGACGGCCGACCGCATGTTCCGGTAGCAGTCCGGGTGTGCCCCGCATCGGGGCACCGCGGCAGCGCGGGTATCCGCCCGCAAGTCCGGGATCCGCAACGCTTTTTCCCGAGGGTGCCCCAGAGGTATGGAAGCAGAGGACGGCAGGCGTTGGCATGCCCCCTCTCCGGGTTCCGCCCGCGCCTGCCGCAACGGAGACGGTCACCATGGCACAACCAACCGAAGGAACGAACGTGCGGCTCGAGACCACGATGGGGAACATCACCGTCCGCCTCTATGCGGACATGCCGATCACCGCGGGCAACTTCGAGAAGCTGGCAAGAGAGGGGTTCTACAACAACACCATCTTCCACCGCGTCATCGACCGCTTCATGATCCAGGGCGGGGACCCGACGGGTACCGGGATGGGCGGGCCGGGCTACACCATCCCGGATGAGTTCGGCAGCCGGCACCGCAACACCCGGGGGACCCTGGCGATGGCCAATACCGGCCGCCCGAACAGCGGCGGCAGCCAGTTCTTCATCAACACGGTGAACAACAGCCACCTGGACGGCAGGCACCCGGTCTTCGGCGAGGTGATCGAGGGGATGGACGTGGTGGACCGGATCAGCAGGGTGCGAACCGACAGGAACGACCGCCCCCTGCAGGATGTGACCATCGTCCGCGCGACAGTCCTCTGACGGCGGCCCGGCAGCGCAGCCTCGTGCCCCGGCCTGCGGCGGCGGTCCGGATCCTGCCATCGCTTCCCGTCGGAGCGGGGCGGGAGCGCATCTCTCCCCCGCGAGGGCGACCCCTCTTCCCCCCGGATCTCGACAATGCTCTGCCGTTCCGTCCCCGTTCGTGAACCGGGCGGCTCCCCCCGCCCGCCGCTCCCCGCACGGGTGCCGATACACACTTTTTATATATGGCTATCGAGATAGTAACACTGTCATGCTATATCATGGCATAGCGGTATGAGGATGAGTCCATGAAGGCAAAACTGGCGATTTTGCTCATCTCTTGCATGATGCTCTCCCTCCTGATCGCCGGCTGCACGCAGCAGTCCGCGTCGGCGGAGGAGATCCGGATCGGGGTCGTGGCGTCCATGACCGGATCGGCGAGCACCACGGGGAAGGATATGTGGCAGTCGGCGGTGGTCGCGGCCGACGCGATCAATGCGGAGGGCGGGGTATTCGTCCGGGAGCTGAACCGGAAAGTCCCCATCCGCCTGATCCAGGGCGACGACGAGTCCACGCGGGAGGGCGGCATGAAGGCCGTGACCAAACTGATCACCGAGGACAAAGTCGACCTCCTGGTGGGCGGGTTCTCGAGCGCGGTCACCTCCGCGCACCAGTCGATCGTGGCGGATCACAAGGTCCCCTACATCATCACCGGCGCCTCGAGCCCGATCATCACCCGCAGGACCGACATCGACACGACCTACATGTTCCACCACTGCCCCACCACGGAGGACTACGGGGAGCAGACCATCCTGTTCGTCGACGAGGTGATGCGGCCCGCGATCAACCAGAGGTTCAACTTTGCCGACGACCGTCCCCTGCGGCTGGCGATCATCTACCAGGACAGTCCGTACGGGAAAGGGGTGGACGACGCCGTGAGGAGGACAATCACGGAGAAGAACCTGAACATCCAGATCGTCTCCGAACAGAGCTTCAAGATGGGCGAGAGCGACTTCCGGACCGTGCTGACCTCGGTAAAGGCGGCAAAACCCGATGTCATCTACCCGGCCGC
The Methanomicrobiales archaeon genome window above contains:
- a CDS encoding ABC transporter substrate-binding protein, with protein sequence MKAKLAILLISCMMLSLLIAGCTQQSASAEEIRIGVVASMTGSASTTGKDMWQSAVVAADAINAEGGVFVRELNRKVPIRLIQGDDESTREGGMKAVTKLITEDKVDLLVGGFSSAVTSAHQSIVADHKVPYIITGASSPIITRRTDIDTTYMFHHCPTTEDYGEQTILFVDEVMRPAINQRFNFADDRPLRLAIIYQDSPYGKGVDDAVRRTITEKNLNIQIVSEQSFKMGESDFRTVLTSVKAAKPDVIYPAAFINEQTALVTQARRDVGLDTIFLAVECNDDPDYYRGVGRHGEYSIMESRFSPYVVPKGNITDAAVAFKESFRARWNGFPGMMGASTYEGIFIAKQAIETAGTTNKEKVMMALKDLEMPEIVEAMEGSTIRFSEDYRESKFALYMEQLIWDPALNELRPKIVWPDSLKEADFVLPEWYRPGSP
- a CDS encoding peptidylprolyl isomerase yields the protein MAQPTEGTNVRLETTMGNITVRLYADMPITAGNFEKLAREGFYNNTIFHRVIDRFMIQGGDPTGTGMGGPGYTIPDEFGSRHRNTRGTLAMANTGRPNSGGSQFFINTVNNSHLDGRHPVFGEVIEGMDVVDRISRVRTDRNDRPLQDVTIVRATVL